A segment of the Streptomyces sp. P9-A2 genome:
TCGACAAGGGCCGGGTGGCCGCCCTGGACACCCCGGCCGGTCTGATCCGCCGCTCGGCGGGCGCCACCGTCATCAGCTTCACGCCCTCCGCCCCCCTGGACGACCGCGACCTGAACGGCCTGCCCGCCCTCGTCTCGATCGAGCACCGGGACGGCCGCGTCACCCTGTCCGGCACGGACGAGACCGTCAACGCCGTCATCACCCTCCTCGCCCGCACCCGCGTCACCGCCCACCAGCTCCGGGTCACCGACGCCACCCTGGACGACGCGTTCCTGGACCTGACGGAGGAGAACGGCGGGACCGGTCCGACGGGCGCGACCCAGCGGGCGAACACCACCGACCGCCCCGACACCACCGAGGAGGTACCGGCGTGACCAGCCCCGTCCCCCGCGCAGCAGCCCCCCGCGCCGCCGTCCTGAACGCCGCCGTCCTGAACGCCGCCGTCCTGCGGACCGAGATCCGCCTCTTCCGTCGTGAACCCGGCGGAATCTTCTGGATCCTGCTGTTCCCCACCCTTCTGCTGGTGATCCTCGGCTCCATCCCCTCCTTCCGGGAGGCCGACCCGTCCTTCGGCGGGCTGCGCCCGGTGGACGCGTACGTCCCGGTCGCCGTGCTGCTCGGCCTGATCGTCGGCGGGGTGCAGGGCATGCCTCAGACCCTCACCGCCTACCGAGAGCACGGCATCCTGCGCCGGATGGCCACCACCCCCGTACGGGCCACCGCGCTGCTCGGCGCGCAGATGCTGGTGTACGGCGGGGCCGCCCTGCTCTCGGCGCTGCTCTCGCTCGCCGTCGGCCGGATCGCCTTCGACGTACCGCTGCCGCGTCAGCCCTTCGGCTACCTCCTCGCGCTGCTCCTGGCCGTGGCCGCCGCCCTCGCCCTGGGCGCCGTGCTCTCCGCGTTGTCCCGCACGGCGAAGATCGCGGGAGCGGTGGGCTCCGCCGCGCTGTTCCCGGCGATGTTCTGCGCGGGTGTGTGGCTGCCGGTGCAGGCCATGCCGGACCTGCTCGCCGACATCGTCGGCTGGACCCCGTTCGGCGCCGCCGCCGAAGCCCTGAACCAGGCCGCCGCCGGTGACTGGCCCGGCCGGCTCCACCTGGCCGTCCTGGCGGCCTGGACGGTGCTGCTGACGGTCGCAGCGGCACGCTGGTTCCGCTGGGAGTGAGGGCGAGGGCCGGGGCTGAACGCGGGGGGTGAATATGCGGGCGAGCGCGGCGGGCGGCCCGGGACGGGTATCAGGACCGGTACCGGGACGGGCAGTGGGGCGTACGCCGGGGCCGGTGTCGGGGCGAGTGCGTACGAGACTGCCGTCATGACGGCCCCCGCAGGCTGGTCCGGTGGGAGTGTGCGGGCGAGTGCGGACACGAGCGTGCAGGCAGGCGTCGGGACGAGTAGGGGGACCGGCGTCGGGACGGGCAGGGGGCAAGCGTCGGGGCGGACGTCGGGGCGGACGCGGACGCGGATGAGAAGGGCGGTATGAGGTGGGCGGGGTGACCGCGGACGACACGACGGCCGACGACACGACGGCCGACGACATGACGGCCGACGACATGACGGCGAGCCGCACGACGACCGACGGCGTGGTCGAGCGGCGGTGGGCGATGTTCCACCGCTGGGGGCCGTACCTCCTGCTCGCCGCCGGCACCGTCCTCTCGCTGTCGGCCGCCGACGCGATCGGCATGACGGACGGTGAGCGCCGGCTGAGCGGTGTGCTGGTCGTCGTGGCCGTCGTCCTCCAACTGGCCTGGGGCAGGGCGGAACGCCGACGCCCCGGACCGACCACCGAGAGCGCCTGTTACTACGCCGCACGCTGGGCCGTCGGGTTCGCGCTCGCTTGGACGAACCCGCTGTTCGCCTTCTCCGCGGTCATCGGTTATTTCGGCGTCGCCCACCAACTCCCCAAACATCTGGTCAAGCCCGGCCTGCTCGCCACCGCGGTGACACTGGCGGGCTCGCAGGCGGGTGGGCTGCCCCCGGGCGACAGCCTGGGCTGGTCGCTCTTCGGTGCGATTCTCCTGGTCAACGCCCTGCTGGTGGCCCTCTTCGCCCACTTCGGCGAACTGGAGGAGGAGCGCGCCCGGACGCAGGCCGAGACCATCGCCGAACTGGAGCGCACCAACGCCGCGTTGCAGCAGGCCCTCGACGAGAACGCCGCCCTGCACACCCAACTCCTCGTCCAGGCAAGGGAGGCGGGTGTCGCCGACGAACGCCGACGGCTGGCCGCCGAGATCCACGACACCCTCGCCCAGGGTCTCATCGGCATCATCGCCCAGCTTCAGGTGGTGGCGGGCACGAGCGACCCCGACCTGGCCCGCGTCCACGCGGGCCGGGCCACCGACCTGGCCCGCGAGAGCCTCGGCGAGGCCCGCCGCTCCGTGCACAACCTCGCCCCGGTCGCCCTCGACGGGGACGGGCTGCCGCAGGCCCTGGAGAAGACGGTCGCCGAATGGGGCGAACGCACCCGCACTCGCGCCGACTTCACGGCCACCGGCACCGCCGAACCCCTGCACGAGGAAGTCGCGGCCACTCTGCTGCGGATCGTCCAGGAGGCCCTCTCCAACGCCTCCCGGCACGCCGCGGCCACCCGGGTCGGCGTCACGCTCTCCTACATCGGCGACGAGGTCACCCTCGACATCCGCGACGACGGCCGCGGCTTCGACCCACGCGTGCGCCCCGCCCGCACCGGCAGCGGCGGCTTCGGCCTCGACGGCATGCGCGCCCGCGCGGAACGTATCGCGGGCTCCCTCACCGTGGAGTCCGAACCCGGACACGGGACGGCGGTCTCGGCTCGCGTACCGTTGGTGCGCCATGACTGACGACCCGGCCATCTCCCTCCTCATCGTCGACGACCATCCCGTCGTACGGGACGGCCTGCGCGGCATGTTCGAGTCCGCGCCCGGTTTCCGCGTCCTCGGCGAGGCGGCGGACGGTGTCGGGGCGCTGGAGCGGGCCTCCGCCCTCGACCCGGACGTCGTCCTCATGGACCTGCGCATGCCGGGCGGTTCGGGCGTGGACGCCATCCGGGAACTGTCCCGCCGGGGCGCCCGCGCCAAGGTGCTCGTCCTCACCACCTACGACACCGACTCCGACACCCTGCCCGCGATCGAGGCGGGCGCGACCGGCTACCTGCTGAAGGACGCGCCGCGCGAGGAACTGTTCACGGCCGTACGGGCGGCGGCCGAGGGCCGTACGGTCCTCTCCCCGGCGGTGGTCTCCCGTCTGGTCTCCGCGGTCCGCGCCCCCGCCGCACCGCGGTCCGCGTCCCTGTCCGCGCGGGAACGCGAGGTCCTCGCCCTGGTCGCCAGGGGTACCTCCAACCGCGAGATCGCCCGCGAACTCTTCATCAGCGAGGCGACCGTGAAGACCCACCTCACCCACCTGTACGCCAAACTCGGCGTCAAGGACCGCGCCGCGGCCGTGGCGGTCGCCTACGAGCGCGGCATCCTCGGCTGAGCGCCAGGAGCCGGCCGGGTCAGGCCGCCGGGTACGGGCCCTTCGGCAGTCAGCCGACCGCCCGCAGCAGCAGCACCGTTCGTCCCGGCACCGTGATCGTCGTGTCCGCCGGGTGGGCCGTGTCCGGCGGCGACTCCTGGTCCTCCCGGCCGGTGTCGACGACCACCTCGTAGTTCCGGGCCCACGGAAGGCCCGGAAGGAGGACGTCCGCCGGTTCGTCACCGGCGTGGAGGATCGCGAGGAAGCTGTCGTCGAGGACGGGTTCCCCGTGTTCGTCCCGCTCCGGGACGTCCCGGCCGGAGAGGTACATGCCGAGGGTGGCGGTGGGCGCGTACCAGTCCTCCTCGGTCATCTCGGTGCCCCGCGCGGTGAACCAGGCCAGGTCGCGGAGTCCGTCCGGGGAGTGCGCGTGTCCGGAGTAGAAGGTCCGGCGGCGCAGCACCGGATGGCGGCGGCGCAGGGCGATCAGCCGGGACGTGAGGTCGAACAGGGCCCGCCAGTCCGGCCGGTCCAGCAGTTCCCAGTCCACCCAGCCGGTCTCGTTGTCCTGGCAGTAGGCGTTGTTGTTGCCGCGCTGGGTGCGCCCCATCTCGTCCCCGGCGACCAGCATCGGCACGCCCGTGGACAGCAGCAGCGTGGCCAGCAGGTTGCGCAGCTGCCGCCGCCGCAGGGCCAGGACGTCCTGGTCGCCGGTCTCGCCCTCGGCGCCGCAGTTCCAGGAGCGGTTGTCGTCCGTGCCGTCCCGGTTGCCCTCGCCGTTGGCCTCGTTGTGCTTGCGCTCGTACGACACGAGGTCGCGCAGGGTGAATCCGTCGTGCGCGGTGACGAAGTTGACCGAGGCGTACGGGCGCCGTCCGCCCCAGTCGTAGAGGTCACTGGAACCGGAGAGCCGGTAGCCGATCTCCCGCAGATCCGCGGCCCCGGGCCGCCAGAAATCCCGTACGGCGTCGCGGTACCGGTCGTTCCACTCCGACCACAGCGGCGGGAACGCCCCCACCCGGTAGCCGCCGGGGCCCACGTCCCACGGCTCGGCGATCAGTTTCACCCCGCGCAGCACCGGGTCCTGGGCGATCACCGAGAGGAAGGGGGCGCGCATGTCGACGTCGTCCCCGTCCGCGGTGCGGGCCAGCGCCGCCGCCAGGTCGAAGCGGAAGCCGTCGACGCCCATCTCGGTCACCCAGTAGCGCAGCGAGTCCGTGATCAGGCGCAGCACCTGCGGCTGGACGACGTCCAGGGTGTTGCCGCAGCCGGTGTAGTCGGCGTACCGGCGGGCGTCGGCCCGGAGCCGGTAGTGGCCGCGGTTGTCGACGCCCTTCAGGGACAGGGTGGGCCCCAGTTCGTTCGCCTCGGCGGTGTGGTTGTAGACCACGTCGAGGACGACCTCGATGCCCGCCGCGTGCAGCGCGCGCACCATCCGCTTGAACTCGCCGACCTGCTGCCCGCCCGTCCCGGAGGACGCGTAGCCCGCGTGCGGGGCGAACCAGCCGACGGAGTTGTAGCCCCAGTGGTTGCGCAGCCCCCGCCGCAGCAGATGGTCCTCGTGCGCGAACTGGTGCACCGGCAGCAGTTCCACGGCCGTCACCCCGAGCCGCACCAGATGCTCGATCGCGGCGGGATGAGCCAGCCCGGCGTACGTACCGCGCAGTTCCCCGGGGATGCCGGGGTGCCGCTGCGTGAAGCCCTTGACGTGGAGTTCGTACAGGACCGTGTCCGCCCACGGCGTCCCGGGCCGGCGGTCGTCGGCCCGGTCGTCGTCATCGTGGACGACGACGCCCTTCGGCACGTACGGGGCGGAGTCCCGGTCGTCGCGCACGGTGTCCGCGACATGCTGCTCCGGCCAGTCCCGGACATGCCCGTACACCTGGGGCGGCAGGCCGGACGTGCCGTAGTCGCCGTCCACCGCGCGGGCGTACGGGTCTAGCAGCAGCTTCGCCGGGTTCCAGCGGGCGCCGGTCCACGGATCCCAGCGGCCGTGCACCCGGTAGCCGTAGCGCGTGCCGGGCAGGACGCCCGGCACGAAGCCGTGCCAGACCCCCTCCGTCAGCTCGGTGAGCCGGGCGCGGCTCTCCCCGCCGCGCTCGTCGAACAGGCACAGTTCGACGCCCTCGGCACCCCCCGCCCACAGGGCGAAGCCGGTCCCCGCCACCCCGTCCGGGCCGGTGCGGAAGTGGGCGCCGAGTGGGGCGGCCGGGCCGGGCCGCACCGGCACCGTCGCCGGTGGTGGCGCGGCCGCCCGCACGCCGTTCACGGCGACGGCCGGGCGCCCGTCGCCGGCGACCCGGTTCCCGGCCACCGCCTCCCGCCCGGCCACCGCCTCCTGCTCGGCTGCGCTGGACACCTGTCAGCCTCCCGCGGCTCATCATGGGACGACGGCGGGCAGGGGAGTGCGGCCGCCCAGTCCCCTGGGCGTTCCTCGGCTCCGGCCGCGGCTCCCCGGCGCGTCGTCCTCCCCTCAGTTCTGCCCAGAGCATGCCGCGCACTCACGTTTCCCCGGGGAACGTCAGGGTGCGCCCCGACGTTTTCCGGGGCGCACCCTTGCGTGACCCCGGGGCGAGGGCGCGCACGTGTGTCCCTCCGGGGGCACACGCACGCGTCCCGCGGGGGCACACGCACGGCGTCCCGCAGGGGCCACGCACGCGTCCCGCAGGGGCCACGCGGGCGTCTCCCGCCGGGACATGCGCGCGTCCCTCCAGGGCGCAGGGGATACGGCCGGGTGGGGATGACCGTTCCCCGAGGGGACGCATGGTCGTTTCCCAGGGCGCGCACCGTCGTTGGGCAGCGCGTGAGTCACGTACAAGGGCGCGCACGGCGCGCGAGGGCCGCACTGGCTGCCGTAGTGACATGGGCAGGGCTGTTGGCCGGGGCCGTCGGCTGTACCTCGGACGGCCCCGTCGCGGGGGCGTTCGGCCCCCCGGGACCCGAGGAGGTGATCAAGGTCGTGCCCGCCGACGCGAGCAAGGAGGTGCGCCCCGGCCGGGTGCTGCGGGTGCGGGCGTCCGAGGGCCGGCTGGAGTCGGTGAAGGTCGTCCGGTCCCAGGACGCGAGGGAGGCCCCGGTCCCCGGCCGGATCTCCGCCGACGGGCAGAGCTGGAAACCCGACGACGAACGGCTCGCGCTGGCCGCGAAGTACACGGTCGACGCCGTCGCCCTGGACGACGACGGGCGCCGTTCTGCGCGCCGCACCACCTTCACGACGTACGTCCCCGAGCAGCGCTTCATCGGCTACGTCGCCCCGGAGGACCGTTCCGTCGTCGGCACGGGGATGATCGTCTCCCTGGCGTTCAACCGCGAGATCGTCCACCGCGCGGCGGTCGAACGCGCCGTACGCGTCACCTCCCGCCCGGCCGCAGACATCCGCCCGCACTGGTTCGGCAAGGAACGCCTCGACTTCCGGCCCGAGGAGTACTGGAAACCCGGCACCGAGGTCACCGTAGAGCTGGACCTGCGGGACGTCGAGGGCGCGCCCGGCGCCTACGGGCTCCAGCACCGCACGTTCTCGTTCACCGTCGGCCGCGGCCAGGTCTCGGTGGTCGACGCGTCCCGGCACACCATGGAGGTGCGACGGGACGGCGAGGTGCTCGCCACGGTGCCGGTCACGGCCGGGGCGCCGAAGACCCCCACGTACAACGGGAAGATGGTGATCACCGAGATGCTCGAGGTCACCCGGATGAACGGCGCGACCGTCGGCTTCACCGACGACGACGGCAAGGGCGAGTACGACATCCCCGACGTCCCGCACGCCATCCGCCTGACCCAGTCCGGCACCTTCCTGCACGGCAACTACTGGGCCGACGAGGACGTCTTCGGCGACACCAACGTCAGCCACGGGTGCGTGGGCCTGCGCGACGTGAAGGGCGGCGGCGCGGGCACCCCGGCCGGCTGGTTCTTCGACCGCAGTCTCGTCGGCGACGTCGTCGAGGTGGTCAACAGCAAGGACCGGACGGTCGCCCCGGACAACGGCCTCGGCGGCTGGAACATGTCCTGGGAGAAGTGGACGAAGGGCAGCGCCGTGAGGTGACCCCCGGCGCCCCCGGACGCCCTCACGCGCGGATGGCCGAAAGGGCTCTCCGGTTGTGCTCCGCGGGCCATTGAAGTTTGGAACGGAACGGTGACACACCGGCCGCCTCCAACCCTCCTGGCCTGTGGTTACTATGCGCCCAAGCGCGCGTGGGGCGTGCGGGGGCGTGGGTCGGACCAGGCCCGCCGAGGGGAGAAAACAAGTGAACGTGGGGCCGATATCGGGGGCGGCGGTCGACGCGCGGAGACGTGGCGGCAGGAAGCTCGCCGCGCTGGCACTCGGGGTGGTGCTGGCGGTCACGGCGTGCGGTGGCGGGGGGACCGGCTCGGGCTCCGGGTCCGGTGCGGACGACGGCAAGCCCAAGGACTCCACCGCGGCGCAGAGCAAGCAGTCCGAGGCGGTCATCGGCATAGCGCCCGAGGACGGTGCCGAGTCCGTGAAGACCAGCGGCGCGCTCAAGGTCGACGCGGCCAAGGGCAAGCTGACCGAGGTCGTCGTCAAGAACCCGGACGGCGAGAGGATCGACGGGGAGATATCCGGCGACGGCGCCCACTGGACGCCGTCGACCCACCTGGCCGCCTCCACCAAGTACACCGTGCACGCGGTCGCCAAGGACTCCGCCGGCCGCACCGCCGCCGAGGACTCCAGCTTCACCACGCTGACCCCGAAGAACACCTTCGTCGGCACCTTCACCCCCGAGGACGGCTCCAAGGTCGGCGTCGGAATGCCGTTCTCGCTCCGCTTCACCCGGGGCATCACCAACGCCGAGGACGTCGAGAAGGCCATCCGCATCACGACCGAGCCGGCCGTCGAGGTCGAGGGGCACTGGTTCGGCAACGACCGCCTCGACTTCCGGCCCGAGAAGTACTGGAAGCCCGGCACCAAGGTCACCGTCGACCTCAACCTCGACGGTGTCGAGGGCCGCGACGGCGTCTACGGCGAACAGGTCAAGACCGTCTCCTTCACCATCGGCCGCAGCCAGGTCTCCGTCGTCGACGCCAAGAAACACACCATGAAGGTCGAGCGGGACGGCGAGGTCATCAAGACCATCCCGATCACCGCCGGCGCCCCCGGCACCGAGACGTGGAACGGCAAGATGGTCGTCAGCGAGCGGCTCAAGGTCACCCGCATGAACGGCGAGACGGTCGGGTTCGGCGGCGAGTACGACATCAAGGACGTCCCGCACGCCATGCGCCTGAGCACGTCGGGGACCTTCATCCACGGCAACTACTGGGGCGGCGGCGCCTTCGGCAACTACAACGCCAGCCACGGCTGCATCGGCCTGCGCGACACCCGCGGCGGCTGGGACAAGAAGGCACCGGGCGCCTGGTTCTTCGAGAACACCATGATCGGCGACGTGGTCGTCGTGAAGAACTCCAACGACGCCACCATCGCCCCGGACAACGGCCTCAACGGCTGGAACATGTCCTG
Coding sequences within it:
- a CDS encoding ABC transporter permease yields the protein MNAAVLRTEIRLFRREPGGIFWILLFPTLLLVILGSIPSFREADPSFGGLRPVDAYVPVAVLLGLIVGGVQGMPQTLTAYREHGILRRMATTPVRATALLGAQMLVYGGAALLSALLSLAVGRIAFDVPLPRQPFGYLLALLLAVAAALALGAVLSALSRTAKIAGAVGSAALFPAMFCAGVWLPVQAMPDLLADIVGWTPFGAAAEALNQAAAGDWPGRLHLAVLAAWTVLLTVAAARWFRWE
- a CDS encoding sensor histidine kinase codes for the protein MTASRTTTDGVVERRWAMFHRWGPYLLLAAGTVLSLSAADAIGMTDGERRLSGVLVVVAVVLQLAWGRAERRRPGPTTESACYYAARWAVGFALAWTNPLFAFSAVIGYFGVAHQLPKHLVKPGLLATAVTLAGSQAGGLPPGDSLGWSLFGAILLVNALLVALFAHFGELEEERARTQAETIAELERTNAALQQALDENAALHTQLLVQAREAGVADERRRLAAEIHDTLAQGLIGIIAQLQVVAGTSDPDLARVHAGRATDLARESLGEARRSVHNLAPVALDGDGLPQALEKTVAEWGERTRTRADFTATGTAEPLHEEVAATLLRIVQEALSNASRHAAATRVGVTLSYIGDEVTLDIRDDGRGFDPRVRPARTGSGGFGLDGMRARAERIAGSLTVESEPGHGTAVSARVPLVRHD
- a CDS encoding response regulator transcription factor, with protein sequence MTDDPAISLLIVDDHPVVRDGLRGMFESAPGFRVLGEAADGVGALERASALDPDVVLMDLRMPGGSGVDAIRELSRRGARAKVLVLTTYDTDSDTLPAIEAGATGYLLKDAPREELFTAVRAAAEGRTVLSPAVVSRLVSAVRAPAAPRSASLSAREREVLALVARGTSNREIARELFISEATVKTHLTHLYAKLGVKDRAAAVAVAYERGILG
- the glgX gene encoding glycogen debranching protein GlgX, encoding MSSAAEQEAVAGREAVAGNRVAGDGRPAVAVNGVRAAAPPPATVPVRPGPAAPLGAHFRTGPDGVAGTGFALWAGGAEGVELCLFDERGGESRARLTELTEGVWHGFVPGVLPGTRYGYRVHGRWDPWTGARWNPAKLLLDPYARAVDGDYGTSGLPPQVYGHVRDWPEQHVADTVRDDRDSAPYVPKGVVVHDDDDRADDRRPGTPWADTVLYELHVKGFTQRHPGIPGELRGTYAGLAHPAAIEHLVRLGVTAVELLPVHQFAHEDHLLRRGLRNHWGYNSVGWFAPHAGYASSGTGGQQVGEFKRMVRALHAAGIEVVLDVVYNHTAEANELGPTLSLKGVDNRGHYRLRADARRYADYTGCGNTLDVVQPQVLRLITDSLRYWVTEMGVDGFRFDLAAALARTADGDDVDMRAPFLSVIAQDPVLRGVKLIAEPWDVGPGGYRVGAFPPLWSEWNDRYRDAVRDFWRPGAADLREIGYRLSGSSDLYDWGGRRPYASVNFVTAHDGFTLRDLVSYERKHNEANGEGNRDGTDDNRSWNCGAEGETGDQDVLALRRRQLRNLLATLLLSTGVPMLVAGDEMGRTQRGNNNAYCQDNETGWVDWELLDRPDWRALFDLTSRLIALRRRHPVLRRRTFYSGHAHSPDGLRDLAWFTARGTEMTEEDWYAPTATLGMYLSGRDVPERDEHGEPVLDDSFLAILHAGDEPADVLLPGLPWARNYEVVVDTGREDQESPPDTAHPADTTITVPGRTVLLLRAVG
- a CDS encoding L,D-transpeptidase, which codes for MSHVQGRARRARAALAAVVTWAGLLAGAVGCTSDGPVAGAFGPPGPEEVIKVVPADASKEVRPGRVLRVRASEGRLESVKVVRSQDAREAPVPGRISADGQSWKPDDERLALAAKYTVDAVALDDDGRRSARRTTFTTYVPEQRFIGYVAPEDRSVVGTGMIVSLAFNREIVHRAAVERAVRVTSRPAADIRPHWFGKERLDFRPEEYWKPGTEVTVELDLRDVEGAPGAYGLQHRTFSFTVGRGQVSVVDASRHTMEVRRDGEVLATVPVTAGAPKTPTYNGKMVITEMLEVTRMNGATVGFTDDDGKGEYDIPDVPHAIRLTQSGTFLHGNYWADEDVFGDTNVSHGCVGLRDVKGGGAGTPAGWFFDRSLVGDVVEVVNSKDRTVAPDNGLGGWNMSWEKWTKGSAVR
- a CDS encoding L,D-transpeptidase, coding for MNVGPISGAAVDARRRGGRKLAALALGVVLAVTACGGGGTGSGSGSGADDGKPKDSTAAQSKQSEAVIGIAPEDGAESVKTSGALKVDAAKGKLTEVVVKNPDGERIDGEISGDGAHWTPSTHLAASTKYTVHAVAKDSAGRTAAEDSSFTTLTPKNTFVGTFTPEDGSKVGVGMPFSLRFTRGITNAEDVEKAIRITTEPAVEVEGHWFGNDRLDFRPEKYWKPGTKVTVDLNLDGVEGRDGVYGEQVKTVSFTIGRSQVSVVDAKKHTMKVERDGEVIKTIPITAGAPGTETWNGKMVVSERLKVTRMNGETVGFGGEYDIKDVPHAMRLSTSGTFIHGNYWGGGAFGNYNASHGCIGLRDTRGGWDKKAPGAWFFENTMIGDVVVVKNSNDATIAPDNGLNGWNMSWEKWKA